A window of the Lactuca sativa cultivar Salinas chromosome 5, Lsat_Salinas_v11, whole genome shotgun sequence genome harbors these coding sequences:
- the LOC111898357 gene encoding PRA1 family protein B3, with protein MSSTQSLPISDPPSSTTGNAAWSSTISATPALRAFLARLTESTRRAFARRRPWYELIDRTAFSKPDSLTDATSRIRKNFNYFRVNYLTLLSGVLAFSLLSHPFSLFTIVSLLCAWLFLYLFRPADQPVVINGRTFSDKEILGILVVLTVFVVFLTSVGSLLMSASLIGLGIICVHGAFRDPEDLFLDDQEIPGTGLFSSFTGAATSAAVADVMARV; from the coding sequence ATGTCCTCCACTCAATCACTCCCGATCTCAGATCCTCCGTCGTCCACCACCGGCAATGCCGCCTGGTCGTCGACAATCTCCGCAACTCCTGCCTTACGCGCTTTCCTAGCTCGCCTCACCGAGTCTACAAGACGCGCCTTCGCTCGCCGTCGCCCTTGGTACGAGCTAATCGACCGGACCGCCTTCTCTAAACCAGATTCGCTCACCGACGCCACATCCCGCATCCGCAAGAACTTCAACTACTTTCGCGTCAACTATCTAACGTTACTCTCCGGCGTGCTCGCGTTCTCTCTTCTTTCCCATCCGTTCTCTTTATTCACGATTGTATCTCTCCTCTGCGCCTGGCTCTTCCTTTACCTCTTCCGTCCTGCCGATCAGCCGGTTGTTATCAACGGCCGCACCTTCTCGGACAAAGAAATTCTAGGCATCTTAGTTGTTCTCACGGTGTTCGTTGTCTTTCTCACGAGCGTCGGTTCACTTCTCATGTCGGCTTCGTTGATAGGGCTAGGGATCATCTGCGTCCACGGTGCGTTTAGAGATCCAGAAGATCTATTTCTTGACGATCAAGAGATCCCTGGAACCGGACTGTTTTCCTCGTTCACCGGAGCTGCAACTTCCGCCGCCGTAGCCGATGTGATGGCGCGTGTTTGA